One stretch of Pseudodesulfovibrio senegalensis DNA includes these proteins:
- the mazG gene encoding nucleoside triphosphate pyrophosphohydrolase: MPKEKTHTASAALAELQEVIDTLIGPNGCPWDKEQTPTSLCDYLAEETFELIEGIRANDTHEAMEEMGDVLFLLLFMATLYNRDKAFSLEESLRYSAAKMIRRHPHVFGDKQIEDINQLWDTWESIKREENKNKEKQGVFDSLPKGLPPLLRAYRINSKAARNKFTWESDEAVEAKLREEWDEWQQAMAQGDEAASEQEFGDYLFTLVELGRRKGIKANAAIDFANQKFLNRFTAMEELAEKRGQNISDMDLDQMNALWDEIKD, encoded by the coding sequence ATGCCCAAAGAAAAGACCCACACCGCCTCTGCCGCACTGGCGGAACTGCAGGAAGTCATCGACACGCTCATCGGCCCGAACGGCTGCCCATGGGACAAGGAGCAGACCCCCACAAGCCTGTGTGATTATCTTGCCGAAGAAACCTTTGAGCTCATAGAAGGAATCCGCGCGAACGACACCCACGAGGCCATGGAGGAAATGGGCGATGTTCTTTTCCTGCTGCTGTTCATGGCAACGCTGTACAACAGGGACAAGGCCTTCTCCCTTGAGGAAAGCCTGCGTTACAGCGCGGCCAAGATGATCCGCCGCCACCCCCACGTGTTCGGCGACAAGCAGATCGAGGACATCAACCAGCTGTGGGATACCTGGGAAAGCATCAAGCGCGAAGAAAACAAGAACAAAGAAAAACAGGGCGTATTCGACTCCCTGCCCAAGGGCCTCCCTCCGCTGCTGCGCGCCTACCGCATCAACTCCAAGGCCGCGCGCAATAAGTTCACCTGGGAATCCGACGAGGCCGTTGAAGCCAAGCTGCGCGAGGAATGGGACGAATGGCAGCAGGCCATGGCCCAAGGCGATGAGGCTGCTTCCGAACAGGAATTCGGCGACTATCTGTTTACCCTTGTGGAACTGGGACGGCGCAAAGGCATCAAGGCCAACGCGGCCATCGACTTTGCCAACCAGAAATTCCTGAACCGGTTCACGGCCATGGAAGAACTGGCAGAAAAACGCGGCCAGAACATCAGCGACATGGACCTCGACCAGATGAACGCGCTCTGGGACGAAATCAAGGACTGA
- a CDS encoding diguanylate cyclase has translation MPDKGNEHTIKSIDEYLSGYLALLPGLVWRIDIVGNEITFLNTHAIPSLGERAKAVLQNPQQARHMIQAEDRADFESCYRQIRNRKACACMFRMRLENDSYGWFKMMAMPDPECPTCSIGLLMDISHQVSSILSSEGRPPLCDRLEIQEDPALLISFDDRTVFMANAAARKLLQYDKTQITKLDTRQLFGDNAENKMFEIYENLIFSDNWTGELNVRDKIGRAHQCTARIKAVSRNEQKLLWVTLVHRNNCTACKGVPVRGNESVPSKTVRTAMKKSKTVKELLAAMLDALPESSPTSGIMLSHISIDKNEVAVTGIGEPFETVPENRTHPYEGSIAENIVRFNLDRHVVMETSKSIKPIDWALFIPRGIQSYYAHPFFTDGVLTDVLIFCSSSGGSYDPDADAPLKGLYPDFLSNLTRCRKKPGA, from the coding sequence ATGCCCGACAAAGGCAACGAACATACCATCAAATCCATTGACGAATACCTGTCCGGCTACCTTGCCCTGCTGCCCGGACTGGTCTGGCGTATCGACATCGTGGGCAATGAAATCACCTTTCTGAACACACACGCCATCCCCTCTCTCGGGGAGCGGGCAAAGGCCGTGCTGCAAAACCCGCAGCAGGCACGCCACATGATCCAGGCCGAAGACAGGGCCGACTTCGAGTCCTGCTACCGGCAAATCAGAAACCGCAAAGCCTGCGCCTGCATGTTCCGCATGCGCCTTGAAAACGACTCCTATGGATGGTTCAAAATGATGGCCATGCCGGACCCGGAGTGTCCCACCTGTTCCATCGGCCTGCTCATGGACATATCCCACCAGGTTTCCAGCATCCTTTCCTCGGAAGGACGCCCACCGCTCTGCGACAGGCTTGAAATCCAGGAAGATCCGGCCCTGCTGATCAGCTTTGACGACCGAACCGTCTTCATGGCCAACGCGGCTGCGCGCAAGCTTCTTCAATACGACAAAACACAGATAACCAAACTGGATACCCGGCAATTATTCGGCGACAATGCCGAAAACAAAATGTTCGAGATATACGAGAATCTGATTTTCTCGGACAACTGGACTGGCGAACTCAACGTGCGGGACAAAATAGGCAGGGCCCACCAATGTACGGCACGAATCAAGGCTGTTTCCCGCAATGAACAGAAACTGCTCTGGGTGACGCTGGTGCATCGCAACAACTGCACGGCCTGCAAGGGAGTTCCGGTACGCGGCAACGAGAGCGTGCCGAGCAAAACAGTACGGACGGCCATGAAAAAAAGCAAAACCGTCAAGGAACTGCTGGCCGCAATGCTCGACGCGCTCCCGGAATCGTCACCCACCAGCGGCATCATGCTCTCGCATATATCCATCGACAAAAACGAAGTGGCCGTCACCGGCATCGGTGAACCCTTTGAAACCGTCCCCGAAAACCGTACTCACCCTTACGAAGGCTCCATTGCCGAAAATATCGTACGCTTCAACCTGGACAGACACGTGGTCATGGAGACCTCCAAAAGCATCAAGCCCATCGACTGGGCGCTGTTCATCCCCCGCGGCATTCAATCCTATTATGCGCATCCCTTCTTCACGGACGGCGTTCTGACCGACGTGCTCATATTCTGTTCCAGCTCCGGCGGCAGCTATGATCCTGATGCGGATGCTCCGCTCAAGGGCCTGTACCCGGATTTTCTGTCCAACCTGACCCGCTGCAGGAAGAAACCAGGCGCATAG
- the rfbC gene encoding dTDP-4-dehydrorhamnose 3,5-epimerase: MRVTETGFPGLVVIEPAVFEDERGFFLESFNRRTFAESGIDVDFVQDNHAYSRSAGVLRGFHFQLPPATQAKLVWVTRGRVLDVVIDLRKGSPMYGSTFHMEVDAKSRKRLFVPRGFAHAYLTLEPDTEFMYKVDAYYAPEFDTGIRFDDPAVGFDWAPHLHGMSPILSDKDKQLGSLAEFDSPFDFSKE; the protein is encoded by the coding sequence ATGCGTGTCACGGAAACCGGGTTTCCCGGACTTGTTGTTATCGAACCCGCCGTGTTCGAGGACGAACGCGGTTTTTTTCTTGAAAGTTTCAATCGGCGGACTTTTGCCGAGTCCGGCATAGATGTGGACTTCGTGCAGGACAATCATGCCTACTCCCGAAGCGCGGGGGTGTTGCGAGGATTTCATTTTCAGCTGCCCCCGGCCACGCAGGCCAAGCTGGTGTGGGTGACGAGGGGGCGCGTGTTGGATGTGGTGATTGATCTGCGCAAGGGCTCGCCCATGTATGGGAGCACCTTTCATATGGAAGTGGACGCTAAAAGCCGAAAGCGGCTGTTCGTGCCGCGCGGTTTTGCTCATGCGTATCTTACCCTCGAACCCGATACGGAATTCATGTACAAGGTGGATGCGTACTATGCGCCGGAGTTTGATACGGGAATTCGTTTTGACGATCCCGCCGTAGGGTTTGACTGGGCACCCCACCTTCATGGGATGTCCCCGATTCTTTCGGACAAGGACAAACAGCTCGGCTCGTTGGCCGAGTTCGATTCCCCGTTTGATTTCAGCAAGGAGTAG
- a CDS encoding CvpA family protein — translation MNFLDITLIIITVIFLARGFFRGLVKEIISLVSIGLAYFMASRYHEVLSPHLKVYLSSETTIRALSYVLIFFGVLLICWVLAKIIRQFLELALLGWLDRSAGAVFGAAEGALLCLLLLLLLQSFMPDAQFLRDSQIVPHVQPAVDKLADFTPSDVRSTLRGKGINLPTPESIREKADAAVGVIEETVTNNGDQ, via the coding sequence ATGAATTTTCTTGATATCACCCTCATTATCATCACGGTCATCTTCCTTGCCCGCGGCTTTTTCCGCGGACTGGTCAAGGAAATCATATCCCTTGTCTCCATCGGCCTGGCCTACTTCATGGCCTCTCGCTATCATGAGGTCCTTTCCCCGCACCTGAAAGTATACCTGTCGAGCGAAACCACCATCCGCGCACTCAGCTACGTACTCATCTTTTTCGGCGTCCTGCTCATCTGCTGGGTGCTGGCCAAAATCATACGCCAATTCCTGGAACTGGCCCTGCTCGGCTGGCTGGACCGTTCAGCAGGGGCGGTATTCGGCGCGGCCGAAGGGGCATTGCTGTGCCTGCTCCTGCTGCTCCTGTTGCAATCCTTCATGCCGGACGCCCAGTTCCTCCGCGATTCCCAGATCGTACCCCACGTGCAACCTGCCGTGGACAAACTGGCCGACTTCACGCCGTCTGACGTCCGTTCCACGCTTCGGGGGAAAGGCATAAACCTGCCGACTCCGGAAAGCATACGGGAAAAGGCCGACGCAGCTGTCGGCGTAATCGAGGAAACAGTCACCAACAACGGGGACCAGTAA
- the thiE gene encoding thiamine phosphate synthase: MRPDYSVYLVTDRPLCGGRALMEVVAQAVQGGVTMVQLREKHADTREFVELAQALLRVVRPVGVPLLINDRIDVAMAVGADGVHVGQRDMPYADARRMLGSEAIIGLSVESLEQAREAEQWDVDYFGVSPVFATGTKTDTGDPWGLEGLRCLRRASTKPLVGIGGLGPSNAEDVLRAGADGIAVVSAICGACDPVAAAAELRRAVSAAS; encoded by the coding sequence ATGCGTCCCGATTATTCCGTTTATCTGGTGACGGACCGTCCCTTGTGCGGCGGCCGTGCTCTCATGGAGGTCGTGGCGCAGGCCGTGCAGGGAGGCGTGACCATGGTTCAGTTGCGCGAAAAGCATGCGGATACGCGTGAATTCGTGGAATTGGCACAAGCCCTGCTGCGTGTGGTGCGGCCCGTCGGCGTTCCCTTGCTGATCAACGACCGCATTGACGTTGCCATGGCCGTGGGCGCGGACGGCGTGCATGTGGGCCAGCGAGACATGCCGTATGCGGATGCCCGGCGCATGCTCGGTTCCGAGGCCATTATCGGCCTGAGCGTGGAGAGTTTGGAACAGGCGCGCGAGGCCGAGCAGTGGGATGTGGATTATTTCGGAGTCAGCCCGGTATTTGCCACCGGCACCAAGACGGACACGGGTGATCCGTGGGGGCTTGAGGGGCTGCGTTGCCTGCGCAGGGCCAGCACCAAGCCGCTTGTGGGTATTGGCGGGTTGGGGCCAAGCAATGCAGAAGATGTGCTTCGGGCCGGAGCGGACGGCATTGCCGTGGTTTCGGCCATTTGCGGAGCATGCGACCCGGTTGCTGCCGCGGCCGAGCTGCGCCGGGCCGTTAGTGCCGCCTCATGA
- a CDS encoding Fur family transcriptional regulator: protein MKMPQDVFIDYLADNNLKITPQRRLILETILNQKEHLSSEELYAKVKKKDASVGQATIYRTLKLLVDADIVEPLDFADGVTRYEASYGKEHHDHLICTVCSKNIEIMDPLIERRQEEIAEKHGFKLCSHKMYLYGICEECRNKKL from the coding sequence ATGAAAATGCCACAGGACGTATTCATTGACTATCTGGCCGACAACAACCTCAAGATCACACCGCAACGCAGGCTGATTCTGGAAACGATTCTCAACCAAAAAGAACATCTGTCTTCGGAAGAGCTCTACGCCAAGGTCAAAAAAAAGGATGCCTCAGTCGGTCAGGCCACCATCTATCGCACACTGAAATTGCTGGTGGATGCAGACATTGTTGAGCCCCTCGACTTTGCCGACGGCGTGACACGCTATGAAGCATCATACGGAAAGGAACACCATGATCACCTGATCTGCACGGTTTGCAGCAAAAACATCGAAATCATGGATCCGCTCATTGAAAGACGCCAGGAAGAAATCGCCGAGAAGCACGGTTTCAAACTCTGCAGCCACAAAATGTACCTGTACGGCATCTGTGAGGAATGCAGGAACAAAAAGCTCTAG
- a CDS encoding CPBP family intramembrane glutamic endopeptidase produces MTNKGSPPHGDTAANNFLWLEFLSLFGLVPVAYATGIIPLPRIPLLLAIFLGCLGYLLKNKHYDKTELLNGISGNRQEIRAMLLRACLVALGAGLLVMAMEPAQLFGFPRQKPLLWLAVMILYPLVSAYPQELIYRAFLFHRYRPILKSETATMWASILAFAFLHIIFGNWLAVALTIPAGYLFARVYVKTGSLLMASIEHALYGCIIFTVGLGKYFYSPS; encoded by the coding sequence ATGACAAACAAAGGCTCTCCTCCCCACGGCGATACGGCCGCAAACAACTTTCTTTGGCTTGAATTCCTTTCCCTTTTCGGACTCGTTCCGGTCGCCTATGCCACAGGAATCATCCCGCTGCCCAGAATCCCCCTGCTTCTGGCCATCTTTCTCGGCTGCCTCGGCTACCTGCTAAAAAACAAACACTACGACAAAACAGAGCTGCTGAACGGCATCTCCGGCAACAGACAGGAAATCCGGGCGATGCTCCTGCGAGCCTGCCTCGTGGCCCTTGGCGCAGGGCTGCTGGTCATGGCCATGGAACCGGCTCAACTCTTCGGCTTTCCCCGGCAAAAGCCACTGTTATGGCTGGCCGTCATGATCCTGTATCCGCTTGTTTCCGCCTATCCCCAGGAACTCATCTACCGAGCCTTTCTGTTCCACCGCTACCGACCCATTTTGAAATCCGAAACAGCCACCATGTGGGCCAGCATCCTCGCCTTCGCCTTCCTGCACATCATCTTCGGCAATTGGCTGGCTGTGGCGCTGACCATCCCGGCAGGCTATCTTTTTGCACGCGTATACGTGAAAACCGGCTCGCTGCTCATGGCCTCCATCGAACATGCCCTGTACGGATGCATCATCTTCACGGTGGGCCTCGGCAAATATTTCTACTCACCCTCATGA
- a CDS encoding FadR/GntR family transcriptional regulator: protein MRHTQRPILCQKMTTMFKQASFSVGDRLPGERRLATMFDTSRNTIREVLCNLETMGYVEIRQKSGCYLKSKEGRVNWEMLRNRHSSAATRQLLETLSFVAPKLARTESVHLSLADIAKLEASTAKLGEAIVNFDISAVSCEYVSFFRILAEVSGNDYLILLLKELFAAAKNLEHAGTGLSEVQADSLFAYHVELFNALKAGHSREAEQLTEQCMQAFSQLVLPD, encoded by the coding sequence ATGAGACACACGCAACGACCCATCCTGTGTCAGAAAATGACCACCATGTTCAAACAGGCATCCTTTTCCGTGGGTGACAGACTTCCCGGAGAACGTCGACTTGCAACCATGTTCGACACCAGCCGAAACACCATCCGCGAAGTGCTGTGCAACCTCGAGACCATGGGCTATGTGGAAATCCGCCAAAAAAGCGGATGCTACCTGAAAAGCAAGGAAGGCCGGGTCAACTGGGAAATGCTGCGCAACAGGCACTCGTCCGCCGCAACGCGCCAATTGCTGGAAACCCTCTCCTTTGTTGCCCCAAAACTCGCCCGAACCGAGTCGGTGCACCTGAGCCTTGCGGACATTGCCAAGCTGGAGGCATCCACGGCCAAACTCGGCGAGGCTATCGTCAACTTCGATATCAGCGCGGTCAGCTGTGAATACGTTTCCTTTTTCCGGATTCTGGCCGAAGTTTCCGGCAACGACTATCTCATCCTGCTGCTCAAGGAACTCTTTGCGGCAGCCAAAAATCTGGAACATGCCGGGACCGGCCTTTCCGAAGTGCAGGCCGATTCCCTGTTCGCCTATCATGTGGAGCTGTTCAACGCCCTGAAGGCCGGCCATTCCCGGGAGGCGGAACAGCTGACAGAGCAATGCATGCAGGCATTTTCACAACTGGTACTGCCGGACTGA
- a CDS encoding mannose-1-phosphate guanylyltransferase/mannose-6-phosphate isomerase yields MPRKSSPGKTLIPQCHAVILAGGSGTRLWPLSRNMLPKQLLALDGEDTLLQQTVKRVLGAFDPECVWVVTNEEHVFEVRNQVQSVDKRLLDQVISEPLARNTLPATLLAVEQISKRLPEGGLTAVFPSDHLIRDEVTLRRNLQKAGETAAKGYFVTMGVEASQPETGYGYVSLGRELDVGVYECAGFIEKPDYSMAKRYHRDGGHLWNSGIFVFGCKDFLKAVAVHQPELWAWWLAREDAPMIDNYGRIADISIDYGIAERIDNIAVVRAEFDWEDLGSWEAMYRLGKRDKDGNVIQGDVMAVDCRNSLLISRGGRLAAVGLQNMIMVQTRDATLACPMPHVQRVREIVDMLRAEGSKLAECHPKVDRPWGNYVVLEEDHNYKIKRIAVHPGARLSLQMHHHRSEHWVVVSGTAEVEIDGVESVLTENQSVDIPQASQHRLANPGKVLLEIIEIQSGPYLEEDDIVRFDDIYGRAKSPK; encoded by the coding sequence ATGCCGCGCAAGTCCTCCCCCGGAAAAACACTGATACCCCAGTGCCATGCCGTCATTCTTGCCGGAGGATCCGGAACCCGCCTTTGGCCGCTTTCCCGCAATATGTTGCCCAAGCAGCTTTTGGCGCTGGACGGAGAAGACACCTTGTTGCAGCAGACCGTGAAGCGCGTCTTGGGCGCGTTTGATCCGGAATGCGTATGGGTTGTAACCAACGAAGAACATGTTTTCGAGGTTCGGAATCAGGTTCAGTCCGTTGATAAACGCCTGCTTGATCAGGTGATTTCCGAGCCGCTTGCGCGCAATACGCTGCCCGCCACATTGCTGGCCGTCGAGCAGATATCAAAAAGACTGCCCGAGGGCGGACTGACCGCGGTCTTTCCTTCGGACCATCTTATCCGGGACGAGGTCACCTTGCGCAGAAATCTGCAAAAGGCGGGCGAGACCGCGGCCAAGGGGTATTTCGTGACCATGGGCGTGGAGGCCAGTCAGCCGGAAACCGGGTACGGGTATGTCTCGCTCGGCCGTGAGTTGGATGTGGGAGTGTATGAATGCGCAGGATTCATTGAAAAGCCCGATTACTCCATGGCCAAGCGGTATCACCGGGACGGCGGCCACCTGTGGAACAGCGGCATTTTCGTGTTCGGGTGCAAGGATTTTCTCAAGGCCGTGGCCGTGCACCAGCCCGAGTTATGGGCGTGGTGGCTGGCCCGCGAAGACGCGCCCATGATCGACAACTACGGGCGCATTGCGGATATTTCCATTGACTACGGCATTGCAGAACGCATCGACAACATTGCCGTGGTGCGAGCGGAATTCGACTGGGAGGATTTGGGCAGTTGGGAAGCCATGTACCGCCTGGGCAAGCGCGACAAGGACGGCAACGTGATTCAGGGCGATGTCATGGCCGTGGACTGTCGCAACAGCCTGCTTATTTCACGCGGCGGCCGTCTTGCCGCAGTCGGCTTGCAGAACATGATCATGGTGCAGACGCGCGACGCAACGCTCGCCTGTCCCATGCCGCACGTGCAGAGGGTCCGCGAGATCGTTGACATGTTGCGGGCCGAGGGCAGCAAGCTGGCCGAATGCCATCCCAAGGTCGACCGGCCGTGGGGCAACTACGTGGTGCTTGAGGAAGACCACAACTATAAGATCAAACGAATAGCCGTGCATCCCGGGGCACGCCTCAGCCTGCAGATGCATCACCATCGCAGTGAGCATTGGGTGGTGGTCAGCGGAACAGCCGAAGTCGAGATCGACGGGGTGGAATCCGTTTTGACGGAGAATCAGTCCGTGGACATTCCGCAGGCCTCGCAACACAGGCTCGCCAACCCGGGCAAGGTGCTTTTGGAGATTATCGAGATTCAGAGTGGACCATACCTTGAGGAAGATGATATCGTCCGTTTCGATGATATCTATGGACGGGCAAAGAGTCCGAAATAG
- the thiM gene encoding hydroxyethylthiazole kinase: protein MITLESVVTDLDRLRAAKPLVTNITNYVVTNSTANALLAVGASPIMTHAVEEVEDLMGFSNALVINLGTVARTYLEAMPVAWAAANKNGVPVVLDPVGAGASRVRTEQPVMMLEKYQPAIIRGNASEIMTLAGESGGAKGVDSTHGADAAEMAARNLAAANKCTVVVSGEVDIVTDGERLVRIHGGSDMMPLVTGLGCTCSALCGAFAGVNPDGFEAAAHAMAVMNAAGAVAASKAQGPGTLQLHLYDTLYVLDAGMIEKNMRLES, encoded by the coding sequence ATGATAACCCTTGAAAGCGTCGTCACTGATCTGGACAGGCTTCGCGCGGCCAAGCCCCTTGTGACCAACATCACCAACTACGTTGTCACCAATTCCACGGCCAATGCTCTGTTGGCTGTGGGTGCTTCGCCCATAATGACCCATGCGGTCGAGGAGGTCGAAGACCTTATGGGTTTCAGCAACGCGTTGGTCATCAACCTCGGCACCGTGGCCCGCACATACCTTGAGGCCATGCCCGTGGCTTGGGCCGCTGCCAATAAAAACGGCGTTCCCGTGGTGCTGGACCCGGTTGGTGCCGGGGCTTCACGGGTGCGCACCGAGCAGCCGGTCATGATGCTGGAAAAATACCAGCCCGCCATCATTCGCGGCAACGCCTCCGAGATCATGACCCTGGCCGGTGAGTCCGGCGGGGCCAAGGGGGTGGACAGTACACACGGAGCGGATGCCGCGGAGATGGCTGCCCGGAATCTCGCCGCAGCCAATAAATGTACGGTTGTGGTCAGCGGCGAAGTGGATATCGTCACGGACGGAGAGCGGCTGGTGCGCATCCATGGCGGCAGCGATATGATGCCGCTGGTTACAGGACTTGGATGCACGTGCAGCGCACTGTGCGGGGCGTTTGCGGGCGTGAATCCGGACGGATTCGAAGCTGCGGCGCATGCCATGGCCGTTATGAACGCGGCCGGTGCCGTTGCCGCTTCCAAGGCGCAGGGGCCGGGCACGCTGCAACTGCATTTGTATGACACCCTGTACGTTCTTGACGCGGGAATGATCGAAAAGAACATGCGTCTGGAGTCCTGA
- a CDS encoding cytochrome c3 family protein — protein MEEKKSSGRCGGVLPFFIGFLLSCILGWAVIPPLFYTKVEQPVRFSHKVHVEGQEMDCDSCHFFREDGSYAGFPTNEQCADCHAVDDAETVVEAIAEVVGDTGKIEDILEISIDEMPGDLTDLVLSGDDANVKAELEYLVKYALQGKEVPWLNYQYQPDNVYFSHKAHQDVTFEALAEKHVDLDGVVDHAVLEEGGDYNCNLCHLKGIETNDTPPPFERNILSGYSKMTMKMWQCERCHAQMGQNNACYVCHK, from the coding sequence ATGGAGGAAAAGAAATCTTCCGGAAGGTGTGGAGGCGTTCTCCCGTTCTTCATCGGATTCCTGCTTAGCTGTATCCTTGGATGGGCCGTGATTCCGCCTTTGTTTTATACAAAGGTAGAGCAGCCTGTGAGGTTCAGCCACAAGGTTCACGTGGAAGGACAGGAAATGGACTGTGACAGCTGCCACTTTTTCAGGGAGGACGGCTCGTATGCCGGTTTTCCCACCAATGAGCAGTGTGCAGACTGTCATGCCGTTGACGACGCCGAGACTGTTGTCGAAGCCATCGCCGAGGTGGTGGGTGACACGGGCAAGATCGAGGATATCCTTGAGATTTCCATTGATGAAATGCCCGGTGACCTGACTGATCTGGTGCTGAGCGGTGATGACGCTAATGTCAAGGCGGAGCTTGAGTATCTGGTCAAGTATGCTCTTCAGGGCAAGGAAGTTCCTTGGTTGAACTACCAGTATCAGCCCGACAACGTGTATTTTTCCCACAAGGCGCACCAGGATGTGACCTTCGAGGCTCTGGCCGAGAAGCATGTGGATCTTGACGGTGTGGTGGATCATGCGGTTCTTGAGGAGGGCGGTGATTACAATTGCAATCTCTGTCACCTGAAGGGCATTGAGACAAATGATACCCCGCCGCCGTTCGAGCGCAACATTCTGTCCGGCTACAGCAAGATGACCATGAAGATGTGGCAGTGCGAACGTTGTCATGCCCAGATGGGCCAGAACAACGCGTGCTACGTCTGTCATAAGTAA